In Parasegetibacter sp. NRK P23, the genomic stretch TTTCAGGGGTTATCTGAAGTGTGTACGCCCCTTTAACGGTATCAGGAAAATCTTTCGAAACAATAAGGTGAATGGTATTTTTTGATGCCTTAGCTTTCCGTTGAATGGAAAGCTTCATTCCCGCACCGCGCTTAAGCATATCCGTGAATAGAGATGCGACCGGAACAGCTTCGGGAGAAGAAATAATTTTTGTTGTTGGACCGAGTTGAAAGAACCCTTTATCCTGAACTATGGACAAGGGTTTTGGAATGATATGCACTGAAACCTCCTGTGCATATAACCCTGTACAAGATAAAAGAATAACACTGAAAAAGAGGATACGTTGTACCATACTGCCGTAGATCAAAAAAATCAGATAATGCACTAATTTATGCAATGGCGGCAGTGATAAAACACGCAATGGTTTGCGTGAAATTTCCGTATCAGACCAGGCTCATCTGCGTGGCGATCCTCACCAGCAGGGCGGTATTCTTTGCCCCGAGTTTCGCGAGCAAACTTTTTCTGTGCGTATCCACCGTGGTAACGCCAATAAACAACCGTTCGGCGATCTCACTGTTGGTAAGCCCTTCCGCGATGAGCGACAGCACTTCTTTTTCCCGGCGGGTGAGTACGGGCACACCAGGATCTGGCGCGGCCCGCAGGGCGCGTGCCGCTTCGTGGCTGAAATATGTTTTTCCTTTGGCCACACACTGAATGGCCTCCAGCAGTTCTTCCCGGGAAACATTCTTCAGCACGTATCCACTGGCGCCATGCTCCATCATTTTCTGGATGAAACTGGGTTGGTTGAACGTGCTCAGTCCAAGAATGAATACGGAGGGGTATTGCTTTTTAACGGCGGCGCATAACTCTATGCCGCTTTTATCGGCCAGATTAATATCCATAAGAACCACATCCGGAAGGTGTTGCTGCAGGAAAGACATACAGGACCCGGGAGAAGTGGCATGGCCAACAAGTTCTATGGCCGGCTCATGCTGCAGCAAAGTGCGGATGCCTTCTATCACCATGTAATGGTCGTCTACTATGAATACTTTTGTTGTCATGCAATAGGAATTTCAATCAGCACTGAAGTTCCTTTACCGGGTTCAGACTGCACATCAAGTTTTCCCTTCAGGTAATCGACACGGCTCGCGATGTTGCTCCAGCCGATGCCGCGCGCAGCGCGGATGATCCCCGTATCAAATCCTTTCCCATCGTCTTCCACAGTAACGGATATGCCTTCATTGTTGCGCACCACCTGCACCAGGGCTTTTGTGGCGGCGGCGTGTTTCAGCACATTCCCCACCAGTTCCTGCACGATGCGGTATACCGCGATGGACGTATTGGAATCTACTTCCGCCTGCTCCAGTCCGATGGACTGGTATTGCAACGCAATACTTCCCGACTGGTTGATGTCTGCACAAAAATCTTTCAGCGCCGCATCCAGGCCGAATTTCACCAATGCTTCAGGCATCAGGTTGTGGGCCACGCGCCGCATTTCGTTGATAGAACTGTCCAGCATATCTATGCCGCGTTCAAATGCCTGCATATTTTCAGGCGTCATCACAAGGTTCCCTTTCATGGTATTGAATGAATATTTTATGCCGGACAACATTCCTCCCAGGCCATCGTGAAGGTCCTTTGCCAGGCGGGTTCTTTCTTTTTCTTCCCCTTTTAACACCGCTTCCGTAGCAGCGAGTTGTTTTTCGGTCTGCAGTTCATTGATGCGCTTCTGCTGCAACGCCTGTTTGTGGCGGTAGTTCCTGTAAAGCAGCAGGATGATGAGCATTAGCGCCAGGGCGCTCCCCAGCAATATATAATTGAGCGTATTCTTCTGCCGCATACGGAGTAACTGGATCTGCTTTTCGGCTTCCAGTTGTACGATCCTGCTCTCTTTCTTTTCGGTCTCGTACTTTTTCTCCAGGTCCGAAGACTGTTGTGAAAGCACTTCCTGCACCATCTTTTCAAGCTCTACTATCATTTCATCATCGTAATCCATGCCCTGATCCAGCCTCCCTTCAGCATAAGCAATATGGGTAAGGAGCCTGAGGGAAGAAATGCCTTCGAACCTGAAATTGTATTTTCTGCTGGAATCGAGCGCCATCTGCGCGTACTTTTTTGCTTCCGCAAAGTTGCCGGTCTGAAGTTCAACGATACCCAATCCCCGGATCACACCGGTTTCACTTTCCTTCATACCAACAGCCTTAAACAGGGGCCAGCTCTTTTCCAGGTAAAATTTCACCCGGGGATAATCTTTTTTCTCCAGGGCAATGCCACCCAGGTTCTGGTAAACAGTGGACTGAATCCTGATGTCCTGCTCTTCCATACCAATCTGCAAAGCATCCTTCAAAGCGTTCGTCGCTTCATCTAAACGTTTCAGCGAAACATAGTTCATGCTCAGGTTGATGAGTGCGGTGGCCTGCATGGTCCTGAACCCGTTCTTTTTTGCCGCGGCCAGCGCTTTTTTACCGTATTCTTCCGCCTTATCGTATTGTGCACGACGGTAATAAAGTATCTGCAAGGCATCGTCCAGTTGCACTAATAAATAAGGGGTAGCCTTTCGCTCCACAATGGGCCTGCCTTTCAGACAATATTCGATCGCTTTTTCGAATTGCCCGTTATCACGATAGCTTACGCCGATATTAAAGAGAGAAATTCCGATATTAAGTGAATCCTTCATTTTTTCCGACACTTTCAACGCCGCGTTCTGGTAATGCAAGGCCGAATCGAAATTGCCCTGGATGAGGAAGGTATTGGCATAGTAGGTATTAAAAAGATAAATACCGTGGTCATACTTTAGTTTTTCGCTGAGTTCCCGGGCCATCACCAGGTACTTCCTTCCATTGGCAGGATCACTTCCTTCGTAGGTTTCTCCCAAACGGATGAGGTGAATCACTTTCGATGTATCTTCTTTCAGCTTTGGTAGCGCTTTCAACATACTATCTGTTTTTACATTCTGTCCCAACAAACAGAAATGCAGCAGATAACCAACAATGCTCAGCAGAATTTTTCGCATACAGAAATTTAAAGAAAAAAGGATGCACTACAAATAACGTGTTTTCCGGAGCAATAACGTCTCCCCTTTTTCCATGATTTAAAAGCAGCAGAAATCCTGTTTTTGGGGGATAGGAACGGGCGGTGGGCGAAGGTACTTTTACCGCAATAAATCAAACAACCATGAAACGATCTTTCCTCTTCGGCGCGCTCCTGTTTTCCGGGTTCCTTACGGCAGAAGCAAGGAGCTGGCGCATCAACAATAACGCGGGCGTGAACGCCGACTTCACCACTTTCAACGCGGCGGTGAACGCAGCCGGCGTTCAGGACGGCGATACAATTTACCTTGAACCCAGTGCTATTGAATATACCACCGGAAGTATCTCTGTAACGAAAAGACTTACCGTAATTGCCGCCGGTTATTTACTTGATCCTTCCAACGGCACTTATCCGGGTAATCCTGGTTTACAACTGCACACCTACGATACACGCCTTGCTTTCTTTCGTTTGGCCAGCGCCGCGAGTGGTAGTAAGTTCTTAGGCGTTACCATCGCCGGTTCAGTGTATATGAACGGGGCCAGCAATATTGCTTTTGAAAGATGTCTTTTCGGCGGTGGACTTTATTTTGAAAACGGCACCAACAACAATACAACGGTGAGGAAATGCTACCTGAACGGTGCGGCCATCAGTTCCAGCCTGAGTGCCACCATCACCGGCTTCGTATGTGAGAACAGCATCTTCAACTCGAACGCACACATCAATTTACCGAACCTCACTGGCACAGACAATATTGTAAGGAATAACAGTATCGCTAACGCGTCTAATTCCTTCACACTGGTAAATACTTATTTCGTGAACAATATCGTGGGCACTTTTTCCCAGAACTCGCTCACCAACTGTACCATCAAAAACAATTTCTTTCAGGTGAACCAAACCTTGCCCGGCACCGCTACCAATAACCAGGTGAGCGCGAACATGGGAGATATTTATACCGCCACCGGCAGCTTCGATGGAAGGTTTACATTGAAAGCCGCCTCTCCGGCTATTGGCGCGGGCCTTACCGTAGGGAGCGTGGCAAGTCCGGATTGCGGGGCGTTCGGCGGAACGGATCCTTACAAGCTTTCGGGCATTCCGAATATTCCGACTATTTATCAGTTGACGGTGCCGGTGTCAATTCCTTCGGGGAGTGCGACAATGAATATTACTTTCAGTGCGAGGAATAACAACTAGGTAACCCCCAATTGCGAGGAACGAAGCAATCCCACCTCGCAACCCCTGCACACAAAAATGCGGTTCTTCATGACGCTCTTTATATGATATTTCCCACGCAACCGCTTTGTGCTTCCTGCTTCGTCCCTCGCAGTTCGTCCCTCGCAGAGGCGAGTAGGTTATTTTTTTCACGCAACTGCTTTGTGCTTCGCACTTCGCAGCGCAAGGGAGCTAAGACGCAAAGCGTTGAGTAGTTGGCGGGAGGTTGATCTGAAGAAGGTTTTTTTTCACGCAACGGCGCAACGACGCGGGGCGTTAAAAAGTTGGTGAGCACTTTTTTTGCCAGGTAGGATTGGCAGGAATATTTTAGGCAGCATGCTTTTTTGCATGACAATCTTTTCTCGCGGAAGCGCACCACTTCCTTCATCGCAGGCGCAACGATTAAGGTATTGCCAGGTTCTTCACATCTTATAAACCGCGATTGCCACACAATCACGGCCCAAACCCATTTACATGAAAAAGTATTTATACACGATAGTGTTGCTGGTATGCAGCGTGTTTGCGTATGCACAGGACCCGGAATATGCGGCAGCACCGGCTGCGGCGGGAAATATTACGGCAGCGGAATATTTTATTGATACCGATCCGGGGTTCGGAGCGGGAACGCCGATAGCCATTACACAGGCGGTCAATATCAGCGCGATGAACGCTGGGATAAACGTGAGCGGGTTAAGCAACGGCATTCACCGGTTATACATAAGAGTGAGGAACACGGAGGGAAGATGGAGCCTTACACACGTGCATGATTTCCTTTACGACCAGGATATCGTTTACCAAAGCACACCTTCCGCGGCGCTACCCATTGTGGCCGCGGAATATTTTATAGATACAGATCCCGGTGTGGGGGCCGGAACGTCCATTACCGTAACACCTGGTGTTGCACTACAGGATGTGGCCGTAGTGGTGAACGTTGCCGGTTTAACGAATGGCACGCACCGCCTTTACCTGCGCACACTCAACCAGGAAGGCGCATGGAGCATTACGCAGGTACGTGATTTTATCGTCGATTTCGACGCCGGTTACCCACCCGCACCTTCCGCAGCACAAAATATTGTGGCCGCGGAATATTTTATTGATACCGATCCGGGTACGGGAGCTGGAACCGCGGTGCTTATTACGCCGGGTACTGACATTAATAACATTTCAACTTCCATTAATACAGCAGGCCTATCATTGGGCACGCACCGCCTTTACCTCCGCACACGCAACCAGGAAGGAAGCTGGAGCATCACACAGGTGCGGGACTTTATCGTGGATGCCGATCCGGGTTATCCCTCCACACCACCAACAGCGCAAAACATTGTAGCCGCAGAATATTTTATAGATACAGATCCAGGCACCGGAGCAGGAACGGCCATCAACATAACGCCGGCTACCGATATCAGTAACCTGACGGTAACTACGAACACCGCAGGATTGAGCCTCGGCACCCACCGACTGTACATCAGGATACGCAACAATGAGGGAAGCTGGAGCATGGTGCAGGTGAAAGATTTTATTGTGAATGAAGACATCTCCTATCCTGCAACACCTGCCACACCACAAAACATTGTGGCGGCGGAATATTTTATAGATACCGATCCGGGCCAGGGCGCGGGAACAATGATCCCCATAACACCAGGTACGGACCTGAGCAATATTTCCACCAACATCAATACCTCCGGACTGAGTAACGGTAACCACCGCATCTACCTGCGCACCCGCAACCAGGAAGGCGCCTGGAGCATTACCGCCACCGCGGAGTTTTATACGGACCAGATGGCCCTTTCCTCCGATACCCTTCATTATACAAATGTTCCGGAGAATACGATCTCGGAACAGGAACTGGTTGTTACCAACAACAGCGCCACCAGTCAAAGCATTCAATCCATCACCATCGGGGGTGTATTCAGTACATTGCGCAGCGCGCCCATTATTATACCCGCGCAATCCTCCGATACCATACGCATCCGGTTCCAACCCAATGCAGCCGGTACATTCACTGATTCTATCGTACTCACTACCACCGCCGGACGTTACAGTGCCGTATTGCAGGGAACAGGCATCGCCGCCACCGCCAGCTGGAGCATAGAACCCGCAGGCGGACACCAGTTTGGCAATATCGCGACAGGATCAGGCGCAACCTTCAACTTCACCATCCGCAACACGGGTAACCTGCCCGTTGTGTTCGGAAATGTAGCATTCAGCGATCCGGCGTTTACCAGCAACGTTTCTACCGGAACTACCATTGCGGCAAACGGAACCATGGTACTGCCCGTAACCTTTACACCGGGAAGCGTAGGCAATTTCTCGGCCCAACTCAAAATCACCTCCACCACCAATGGTGTGGATTCAGTGACCACTGCGGTAAGCGGCAGCGGTTATACGCCCGGTGCGCCTCCCGCACTGCAATACCTGAACAACGCGACTTACAACAATGCGGGCGTTTCACCCGCCACAGGACAAACCGGCGACTTTACTTACCGCATCCTGTACCAGCATCCCAACAACCTGGCACCGCAACCCGGACACCCCCGCCTGGGCATCGACCTGAACGGGGACCAGGATTTCAACGACCTGGATGAAGGGATTTTTAATATGGTGAAAGAAGGCAACAGCAACGATTATACGACCGGCGTAGTATACACCTACACGTTCACGCACCAAATCAACAATACCACCGCCGGCTATAAGTTTTTCGCCACAGATGCCAACGGCAATACCTTTGAAACCACCTACAAAACAGGCCCCCTGGTAACGGATGAAACCACCGACCTCCGCATCTTCGCCAACAACATCAGCTTCAGTAAAAACAATCCCGGCCCCGGAGATGTATTCACCGTTACCGCCACCATACTCAACAGTACGGTAGTGCCGGTAACCAATGTGCCCATCTCCTTCTACCGCGACACCATCCTTATCGGCAACGGTACCATTCCCGCTATCGGTGGAAACTCCTCGGCTACCATCACGCATACCTTCAGTTTTCCGGCCGATGGCTTCTATCCCATCAAAGTATGGATCGACAGCAGCAATACGCTTGGAGAAACCAATGTACTCAACAACTACGCCATCAGGCCCGTAACGGTGGGCACGCCCGCATTACCCGGTGGTATCATCGTGAACACCTCCGCATCTCTGCAGCAATGTCCGCAACTGAAAGCGCTGATCACAGGAACGGCCACCTATGATGGCTTCGGCAGTAATATACCCGTGGCCGGCGCGGAAGTAAGCATCTTCTACGGAACGGATACTTTCTATACCACCACCAACGCTTCGGGCCAGTTCAGCTTCCTGCATTCCGGCATTTCCTGCGGCGGCAACTTCAGTTACTACGCCCAGGTTACAGACTTCACTTTCACGAGCGCGCAAAAATATTACAGTCTGGCCGTACCCTGCCCCACTACCAACCCCTGCGTGCAACCACCTTCCAATGGCGGCATCACCGCTGCCATAGGCAGCTCCAATCCGTGCAGCAATGTAGTGGGCAGTACCGCGAGCGTAACCTTCACGGTGAAATACAGGGAACGTGACCTTAACAACATGTGGTGCCTCTTCGACGAGATCAGGAACGATGTACTTCGTGTATACATCAATGATGTTTTGGTGGAAACGATCACCAGCGCCGATAATTCCCACGGTCCCGGAGAAGTGCGCATCATCCCCTATTCCGTTCCGCTGAGTTCTACCACACCGGTGACGGTGCGCGGAGAACTGAGTTATACGTATGTGGAATACCGGCAAATTCCAAGTTCGCTGTACAAAGGCGTGAACATCCCCATGTCGGCAAGCGGCGGGGGCACCATCAACGCGCAGCCGAATCTTCCGGACCTTACCATTCAAAATTTTGCGCAAACGAAGTTTACGTCCTTCAGCTTCAGCAACGCGAACATCAAATGCGGACCCGCGGGCGCTCACGTGGTACGGGTGTACGATTCCATTCCCGGCGGCAGCAGCACACTGGTGCAAACCACCAATGTATCATCGTTGGCCGGAGGTACCTCTACTACCATTCAATACCAGAATCCCAATATGACACCGGGTACGCATATCCTGAAAATTGTGACCGATGAGCCCGGGGCCGTAACTGAAACCGAAGAAAACAACAATGTGTTCCTCGCCACAGTAGTGGTTCCGCAACCGGACCTCACCATTGTTTCACTTACACCTGCTGCTTCAGGATTGTCTGTTGGCTCGGCGGTAACCTTCCAGGCAAGGATCAGGAACACCGGCATCGCTACCGGAGCATTCAAAGTAGGCTTCGAAGTGAACGGCACACCACTGGGCGCAAAAGTTAATGTCGGCGGCATTGGAGAAGAAGCGTTCTTCACTGTTCAATCCGATCCATATACGGTAACCACGAGCGACAAAGACTGCGGCGTAACCGTTACCGCTTTCGCGGATGTGGACCTCCAGGTTACGGAATCTTCTGAAAGCAACAACTC encodes the following:
- a CDS encoding CARDB domain-containing protein translates to MKKYLYTIVLLVCSVFAYAQDPEYAAAPAAAGNITAAEYFIDTDPGFGAGTPIAITQAVNISAMNAGINVSGLSNGIHRLYIRVRNTEGRWSLTHVHDFLYDQDIVYQSTPSAALPIVAAEYFIDTDPGVGAGTSITVTPGVALQDVAVVVNVAGLTNGTHRLYLRTLNQEGAWSITQVRDFIVDFDAGYPPAPSAAQNIVAAEYFIDTDPGTGAGTAVLITPGTDINNISTSINTAGLSLGTHRLYLRTRNQEGSWSITQVRDFIVDADPGYPSTPPTAQNIVAAEYFIDTDPGTGAGTAINITPATDISNLTVTTNTAGLSLGTHRLYIRIRNNEGSWSMVQVKDFIVNEDISYPATPATPQNIVAAEYFIDTDPGQGAGTMIPITPGTDLSNISTNINTSGLSNGNHRIYLRTRNQEGAWSITATAEFYTDQMALSSDTLHYTNVPENTISEQELVVTNNSATSQSIQSITIGGVFSTLRSAPIIIPAQSSDTIRIRFQPNAAGTFTDSIVLTTTAGRYSAVLQGTGIAATASWSIEPAGGHQFGNIATGSGATFNFTIRNTGNLPVVFGNVAFSDPAFTSNVSTGTTIAANGTMVLPVTFTPGSVGNFSAQLKITSTTNGVDSVTTAVSGSGYTPGAPPALQYLNNATYNNAGVSPATGQTGDFTYRILYQHPNNLAPQPGHPRLGIDLNGDQDFNDLDEGIFNMVKEGNSNDYTTGVVYTYTFTHQINNTTAGYKFFATDANGNTFETTYKTGPLVTDETTDLRIFANNISFSKNNPGPGDVFTVTATILNSTVVPVTNVPISFYRDTILIGNGTIPAIGGNSSATITHTFSFPADGFYPIKVWIDSSNTLGETNVLNNYAIRPVTVGTPALPGGIIVNTSASLQQCPQLKALITGTATYDGFGSNIPVAGAEVSIFYGTDTFYTTTNASGQFSFLHSGISCGGNFSYYAQVTDFTFTSAQKYYSLAVPCPTTNPCVQPPSNGGITAAIGSSNPCSNVVGSTASVTFTVKYRERDLNNMWCLFDEIRNDVLRVYINDVLVETITSADNSHGPGEVRIIPYSVPLSSTTPVTVRGELSYTYVEYRQIPSSLYKGVNIPMSASGGGTINAQPNLPDLTIQNFAQTKFTSFSFSNANIKCGPAGAHVVRVYDSIPGGSSTLVQTTNVSSLAGGTSTTIQYQNPNMTPGTHILKIVTDEPGAVTETEENNNVFLATVVVPQPDLTIVSLTPAASGLSVGSAVTFQARIRNTGIATGAFKVGFEVNGTPLGAKVNVGGIGEEAFFTVQSDPYTVTTSDKDCGVTVTAFADVDLQVTESSESNNSRQIVLGAELQPYQLPQEIGSASNPAVIRVNTPGTFFAAIRNMGARDVRHVTVRFTLNGNRIGGDEIAIVKAGEPFAGYASFTQTFSMPGNYVVTVTADTLNTICEDNETNNSGSFHIRVVDSKQDFEVLSQYISPSSLNPAPGQNITLVGTVRNLGGKPSEATVLRFLMDDIQLGADVPVGILQPGRDTTVAATATYSSTISGVKVMKLIADPGNTADEEREDNNMATRTMIVGDAPDLGRKTAGAISFNPYGFRSGDSVTVSWLIRNFGTQSGSAWVKFMVYDEGDALSAIDSIQISLAAQTEITVSRKLLFDIEKGMVVTEIVRCTPIEFDLNNNKDTLRFSTTMNLRSNLSVSGDLDMQNGLPQQLPGWIGGKLVLGDYDMVVNGNILNFDTNHFIVTNGTGKLKIANNNNENIFPVGATTQNSNFVKIANSGTPDQFSVAVRPYVLRNGMSGDTVRTEVVNRTWLIEETTPGGSNVTLSFYWNTDHETPVFDRNQSRTAHFSNGWQFGTPGAPSTDPETRWIKTQAGFTGFSPFTVTSSTSALPLTLLRFTATQRDGSALLEWNTSDEIQTSHFVIEYSRNGNTFDSAGRVSALNIPGNNAYRFRHEPFGHGKHYYRLKMVDRDGSFTYSPTRWIATGTATFSLYPNPAQHFITITGVEANGTIRIYGMDGKLLQQRRTGSSIERIPVSQLANGTYVIEFEGRDGSKQKQLLLKQ
- a CDS encoding response regulator transcription factor — encoded protein: MTTKVFIVDDHYMVIEGIRTLLQHEPAIELVGHATSPGSCMSFLQQHLPDVVLMDINLADKSGIELCAAVKKQYPSVFILGLSTFNQPSFIQKMMEHGASGYVLKNVSREELLEAIQCVAKGKTYFSHEAARALRAAPDPGVPVLTRREKEVLSLIAEGLTNSEIAERLFIGVTTVDTHRKSLLAKLGAKNTALLVRIATQMSLV
- a CDS encoding sensor histidine kinase translates to MRKILLSIVGYLLHFCLLGQNVKTDSMLKALPKLKEDTSKVIHLIRLGETYEGSDPANGRKYLVMARELSEKLKYDHGIYLFNTYYANTFLIQGNFDSALHYQNAALKVSEKMKDSLNIGISLFNIGVSYRDNGQFEKAIEYCLKGRPIVERKATPYLLVQLDDALQILYYRRAQYDKAEEYGKKALAAAKKNGFRTMQATALINLSMNYVSLKRLDEATNALKDALQIGMEEQDIRIQSTVYQNLGGIALEKKDYPRVKFYLEKSWPLFKAVGMKESETGVIRGLGIVELQTGNFAEAKKYAQMALDSSRKYNFRFEGISSLRLLTHIAYAEGRLDQGMDYDDEMIVELEKMVQEVLSQQSSDLEKKYETEKKESRIVQLEAEKQIQLLRMRQKNTLNYILLGSALALMLIILLLYRNYRHKQALQQKRINELQTEKQLAATEAVLKGEEKERTRLAKDLHDGLGGMLSGIKYSFNTMKGNLVMTPENMQAFERGIDMLDSSINEMRRVAHNLMPEALVKFGLDAALKDFCADINQSGSIALQYQSIGLEQAEVDSNTSIAVYRIVQELVGNVLKHAAATKALVQVVRNNEGISVTVEDDGKGFDTGIIRAARGIGWSNIASRVDYLKGKLDVQSEPGKGTSVLIEIPIA